The Chthonomonadales bacterium genome includes the window GGACCCGGCGCTCGACCCCGCCCTGGCGGCCTACGCCGTCTCCGAGATGTGGCGCATCGCCTCCCCCAACGCCGAGAGCCTCATCGACGCGCTGCGGGCCGAGGGCCGCTGGCGCCCGTTCGGGTAGCCGCGCGGCCGGCAGGACTCCGCCGGCCGCGCGTGGCATAGGACCACGACTCGCCCCGCCCCGGGGGCAGTGCGCGGAGGAATGCATATGCCCTCGCCGACACCGCCCGAACACCCCACGCGGCGCGACCTGCTCCGGTCGGCCGGCCTCGGCGCCGCCGGCCTCCTCCTCGGCCGCGCGAGCGCGCGCGCCGCGCGTTCTGGCGCCGGCCCGGAGGACACGATGCCCCACGACGGCCTGGCCCGGCCCTCGCGCCAGCAGATCGCCTGGCAGGAGGCCGAGCTGAGCATGTTCCTGCACTTCGGAGTCAACACCTTCACCGACCGTGAGTGGGGCGAGGGCACCGAGGACCCCGGCGTGTTCGACCCGAAGCGCCTGGACGCGCGCCAGTGGGCGAGCGTGGCGCGGGAGGCCGGCTTCCGCTACGTCATCCTCACCGCCAAGCACCACGACGGCTTCTGCCTCTGGCCCAGCCACTTCACGGAGCACTCTGTTACGCGCAGCCCGTGGCGCGGCGGCAAGGGCGACGTCGTGCGCGAGTTCTCGCGCGCCTGCCGCGACGCCGGGGTCCAAATGGGCCTCTACCTCTCGCCGTGGGACCGCCACGAGCCCACCTACGGCGACTCACCGGCCTACAACCGCCACTTCCGCGACCAGCTCACGGAGCTCCTGACGGACTACGGCGAGGTCGCCGAGGTCTGGTTCGACGGCGCCTGCGGCGAGGGGCCCAACGGCAAGAAGCAGGAGTACGACTGGCCCTCCTACTACGAGACCATCCGCCGCCTGCAGCCCCAGGCGCTGATCGCCATCTGCGGGCCCGACATCCGCTGGGTGGGCAACGAGGACGGCTTCGCGCACGAGACGGAGTGGAGCGCGCGCCCCGGCGACCCGGCGATGCACGGCACGAGCCGCGAGGTGTGGTACCCCGCCGAGTGCGACGTCTCGATCCGGCCGGGCTGGTTCTGGCACGCCGGCGAGGACTCGAAGGTGAAGCCGCTCGAGCATCTGATGGACATCTACTTCCGTTCCGTGGGCCGCAACAGCGTGCTCCTGCTCAACGTGCCGCCCAACCGCGACGGCCTGCTGGCCGACCCCGACGTCGAGCGGCTGCGCGCCTTCCGCGCCGAGCGCGACCGCCTCCTTGCCCGCGACCTGGCGCGCCGCCGGCCGGCGCGCGCCGAGAGCGCCGCTCCCGCCGCCCCGGCCTCCGCCGCCGTCGACGGGCGACCCGCCACCCACTGGTCGCCCGCGGGGAACGCGACAACGGGATGGATCGAGGTGGACCTGGGCCGACCGGCGACCTTCGGCGTCAGCATGGCGCAGGAGCTGATCCGCGAGGGCCAACGGATCGAGGAGTACGCCGTGGAGGCGCTTGTGGACGGCGCCTGGCGCGAGGCGGCGCGCGGCACGACCGTGGGGCACAAGAAGCTGGACCGCTTCGAGCCGATCACGGCGTCGCGCGTACGGCTGCGCGTCCTGCGGGCGCGGGCCGTGCCGCTCGTGCGCTCGTTCGGCCTGTACGCCTAGCCGCCCGCGGCTGCGCCCTCGAGGAGACCCCCATGCTCGCACTGCCCGTGCTTGCCGGCGCGCTCGCCGTCCTCGCCTCTCCGACGCCTTCCCCGCTGCCCCGCGTCGTCGACCCGAACGGCGTCCGGGGCAAGGTGATGGCCGGCTACCAGGGGTGGTTCCGCTGCCCCGGCGACGCCGCCGGCATGGGCTGGGTGCACTGGAGCCGCGACTCGCGCCGAATCTCGCCGGGCACCCTCACCTTCGAGATGTGGCCGGACATGCGCGAGTACGGCCCGCGCCAACGCTACCCGACTCCCGGCTTCACCTACCCGGACGGCCGGCAAGCCTCCCTCTTCAGCTCCGAGGACGCCGCCACCGTGCAGCGCCACTTCGAGTGGATGCGCGACCACGGCATCGACGGCGCGTGGCTCCAGCACTTCCTGGTCGACCTGCCCGGCGGCCTCATGCCCGAGCGCTACGAGTCGCGGATGCGCGTGCTGCGCAACGTGCGTCGCGCCGCCGCGCGGACCGGGCGCGTCTGGGCCATCGCCTACGACATCGCCGCCATGCCCGAGGAGCGCGTCTTCGACGTGCTGAGCGCCGACTGGCGCCGCCTCGTGGAAGCGGGAGTGACGCGCGACCCGCGCTACCTCCACGACGGCGGCCGGCCCGTCGTCCTGGTCTGGGGCTTCTACCGCAACAACGCCTCCAACCACATGACCCCGCGCACGGCCAACCGGCTGATCGACTTCTTCCATGCTCCGGGCCCCTACCGTGCCTACCTGGCCGGTGGCGGAGACTGGAACTGGCGCCGTCACCCCGAGCCGGCCTGGCAGGCCTTCTGTCTCCGCTTCGACGCCTACATGCCCTGGAACGTGGGCAACTACAGCCTCGATGCCGCCGGCAACCAGCACGCGAGCATGCAGACCTGGGAAGAGGACCGGCGCCTCTGCGAGCGCGCGGGCGTGCTCTGGGTGCCGGTGGTCTACCCCGGTTTCTCCTGGGACAACCTGATGCGCAGGCCTCCGGGCGCCACCCTCATCGCTCGCCGGCGCGGCATGTTCCTCTGGGAGCAACTCGCCGCGCTGGCCCGCCAGGGCGTCGACTCCGTCTACCTTGCGATGTTCGA containing:
- a CDS encoding alpha-L-fucosidase, translated to MPHDGLARPSRQQIAWQEAELSMFLHFGVNTFTDREWGEGTEDPGVFDPKRLDARQWASVAREAGFRYVILTAKHHDGFCLWPSHFTEHSVTRSPWRGGKGDVVREFSRACRDAGVQMGLYLSPWDRHEPTYGDSPAYNRHFRDQLTELLTDYGEVAEVWFDGACGEGPNGKKQEYDWPSYYETIRRLQPQALIAICGPDIRWVGNEDGFAHETEWSARPGDPAMHGTSREVWYPAECDVSIRPGWFWHAGEDSKVKPLEHLMDIYFRSVGRNSVLLLNVPPNRDGLLADPDVERLRAFRAERDRLLARDLARRRPARAESAAPAAPASAAVDGRPATHWSPAGNATTGWIEVDLGRPATFGVSMAQELIREGQRIEEYAVEALVDGAWREAARGTTVGHKKLDRFEPITASRVRLRVLRARAVPLVRSFGLYA